Proteins from one Microcoleus sp. FACHB-672 genomic window:
- the thrC gene encoding threonine synthase has protein sequence MTLSLSAADSHASGANLHTGDQPVAAKGWPGLIKAYRPYLPVTDTTPIVTLQEGNTPLIPVPSIAKLIGKEVRVFVKYDGLNPTGSFKDRGMTMAISKAKEAGAQAVICASTGNTSAAAAAYARRGGMRAFVLIPEGYVALGKLAQALVYGAEVLSIKGNFDQALEIVRDMASHYPVTLVNSVNPYRLEGQKTAAFEVVDVLGDAPDWLCIPVGNAGNITAYWMGFCQYHQEGKCGRLPRMMGFQAAGAAPIVTGAPVTNPETLATAIRIGNPANWERALATGEASQGQFNAVTDEEILEAYRLLASQEGVFCEPASAASVAGLLKVKDRVPAGATVVCVLTGNGLKDPDSAIHHCNNAFKQGIDPSLSAVASVMGF, from the coding sequence GTGACTCTGAGCCTGTCTGCTGCTGATTCTCATGCCTCTGGGGCAAACCTTCATACGGGCGACCAGCCGGTCGCTGCTAAAGGCTGGCCCGGTCTGATCAAAGCCTATCGGCCTTATCTGCCAGTGACAGATACCACGCCGATAGTGACCCTGCAAGAGGGCAACACCCCTCTTATCCCTGTTCCCTCGATTGCCAAGCTGATTGGTAAAGAGGTGAGAGTTTTTGTGAAATATGATGGTCTCAACCCCACCGGCAGCTTTAAAGACCGGGGAATGACAATGGCCATTTCCAAAGCCAAGGAAGCCGGGGCGCAGGCAGTGATTTGTGCCAGCACCGGCAACACCTCAGCCGCAGCAGCAGCTTATGCACGGCGGGGGGGAATGCGAGCCTTTGTTTTGATTCCCGAAGGTTATGTGGCGCTGGGTAAGTTGGCGCAGGCGTTGGTCTACGGGGCTGAAGTTCTGTCAATTAAGGGAAATTTTGACCAAGCGCTGGAAATTGTGCGGGATATGGCGTCTCACTATCCTGTGACGCTGGTAAATTCGGTCAATCCCTACCGGCTGGAAGGTCAGAAAACCGCTGCATTTGAGGTGGTAGACGTTCTCGGTGATGCCCCCGACTGGCTGTGCATTCCAGTGGGTAATGCGGGGAATATCACAGCATACTGGATGGGTTTTTGTCAGTACCATCAGGAAGGAAAATGCGGTCGCTTACCGCGAATGATGGGATTTCAAGCAGCCGGTGCAGCCCCTATCGTCACCGGCGCACCTGTGACCAATCCAGAAACTTTGGCCACAGCGATCCGAATCGGCAACCCGGCCAACTGGGAGCGGGCGCTCGCGACGGGAGAAGCTAGCCAAGGGCAATTTAATGCCGTCACAGACGAGGAAATTTTAGAGGCTTATCGCCTACTGGCTAGCCAGGAAGGTGTTTTTTGTGAACCGGCAAGTGCCGCATCCGTCGCCGGCTTACTGAAGGTGAAAGATCGCGTTCCTGCCGGCGCAACAGTGGTTTGCGTACTTACCGGCAACGGTCTTAAAGACCCAGATAGTGCCATCCATCACTGTAACAACGCGTTTAAGCAGGGGATTGATCCGAGTTTATCGGCGGTAGCATCAGTAATGGGTTTTTAG